The following coding sequences lie in one Flavobacterium sediminis genomic window:
- a CDS encoding MBL fold metallo-hydrolase, which produces MKVEQIYTGCIAHAAYYIESNGEAAVFDPLREVQPYIDRAEKDNAKIKYIFETHFHADFVSGHLDLAKKTGAQIVYGPTAKPNFEAIIAEDGQEFKIGNYTIKAIHTPGHTLESTCYLLTDENGKQNGIITGDTLFIGDVGRPDLAQKLVEDLTQEVLAEKLFHSLRDKIMPLADDLIVYPNHGAGSACGKNMSKETTDTLGNQKKTNYALRADMTVEEFKKELLEGLTPPPAYFPQNVLMNIQGYESLDNVMQKANKPLSPAEFEAVANQTDAIVLDVRNESEFVKEHVPGSIFIGLHGQFAPWVGALIKDVKQPILLIAPEGKEEETVTRLSRVGFDHTLGYLNGGVEAWKKAGFETDSLQSVSPEEFAKHYKDAIVIDARRPGEFTAEHIVNAKSIPLDYLNEHLAEVPKAEPFYVHCAGGYRSVIWASIMKARGYHNMINVEKGMGGIRDTNVELTQYVCPTTLK; this is translated from the coding sequence ATGAAAGTAGAACAAATTTATACCGGATGTATAGCACATGCTGCTTACTATATTGAAAGCAACGGCGAAGCTGCCGTGTTTGATCCGCTGAGAGAAGTACAACCCTATATAGACAGAGCTGAAAAAGATAATGCTAAAATTAAATATATTTTTGAAACGCATTTTCATGCTGATTTCGTTTCAGGACATTTAGATCTGGCTAAAAAAACAGGAGCACAAATAGTTTACGGTCCTACTGCTAAGCCGAATTTTGAAGCGATCATTGCTGAAGACGGACAAGAGTTCAAAATCGGTAACTATACCATTAAAGCCATTCATACTCCGGGACATACACTGGAAAGTACTTGTTACCTGCTAACGGATGAAAACGGCAAACAAAACGGAATTATTACCGGTGATACTTTATTCATCGGTGATGTAGGTCGACCGGATCTGGCGCAAAAGTTAGTGGAAGACCTTACTCAGGAAGTTTTAGCCGAAAAATTATTCCATTCGCTACGCGATAAGATCATGCCACTGGCAGACGACCTGATCGTATACCCGAACCACGGTGCCGGAAGTGCCTGCGGTAAAAACATGAGTAAAGAAACCACAGATACTTTAGGCAATCAAAAGAAAACCAATTATGCTCTGAGAGCTGATATGACCGTTGAGGAATTCAAAAAAGAATTACTGGAAGGTTTAACTCCTCCTCCGGCCTATTTCCCTCAGAATGTACTAATGAACATACAAGGCTATGAAAGTCTGGATAATGTAATGCAAAAAGCGAACAAACCGCTTTCTCCTGCTGAATTTGAAGCCGTAGCCAATCAAACAGATGCTATCGTTCTGGATGTCAGAAACGAAAGCGAATTTGTCAAAGAACACGTTCCGGGGTCTATATTCATCGGTTTACACGGTCAATTTGCACCGTGGGTAGGAGCTTTAATTAAAGATGTAAAACAACCGATCCTCCTCATTGCGCCGGAAGGAAAAGAAGAAGAAACCGTAACCCGTTTATCAAGAGTAGGTTTTGATCATACTTTAGGCTACCTGAACGGAGGCGTTGAAGCCTGGAAAAAAGCCGGTTTTGAAACTGATTCTCTACAATCCGTAAGCCCTGAAGAGTTTGCTAAGCATTACAAAGACGCTATTGTTATCGATGCCCGAAGACCGGGCGAATTTACGGCAGAGCATATTGTAAATGCTAAAAGTATTCCGTTAGATTACTTAAACGAACACTTAGCAGAAGTTCCTAAAGCCGAACCGTTCTATGTACACTGTGCGGGCGGTTATCGCTCAGTGATCTGGGCTTCGATCATGAAAGCCAGAGGCTATCACAACATGATCAATGTTGAAAAAGGGATGGGCGGTATTCGCGATACAAATGTTGAACTGACTCAATATGTTTGTCCGACCACTTTAAAGTAA